In the genome of Rhizobium binae, the window TTTGCCGGAGAGGTCCGAGGGCGGACGGCCGTTATTATCGACGACATCATCAGTTCCGGCACGACGATGGCGCGTGCCGCGCAGGCCTGCGCCGACCGAGGAGCAGCGCATATCCATCTTTGCGCTTCGCATGCACTGTTTTCGTCGGATGCAGCGGCGAACTTGGCTGCCCCATTCATCGACGAAATTTTGGTCAGCGACACGGTGGAGGTTGCGGCACCCTACCGAGACGACGAGCGCCTCACGATCATGCCGGTGGCGGGGCTTTTTGCCGGCGCAATCGCCCGGTTCCATGAGGCGGAGGCGCGGTAAATTCGGCCGCCGGCGCTTTCGGCCCGGTCGCCCGACCGCGACGCCTGCCTTTATCGCCGCTCCGCCTCCGCCACCCTGCGTTTGACCGCGACGAAACTGTCGGGCGTGACGGAAATGCTGTTGATCCCGCATTCGACGAGGAAGGCGGCGAAGTCGGGATAGTCGCTTGGGGCCTGGCCGCAGATGCCGATCTTGGCGCCAGCCTTTCCGGCTTCGGTGATGACGTGGGAAATCATCCATTTCACGGCCGGATCCTGTTCGTCGAAGAGATCGGCAAGATCGCCGGCATCACGGTCGACGCCGAGCGTCAGCTGGGTAAGATCGTTCGAGCCGATGGAAAAACCGTCGAAGTGGCGTGCGAAATCCCCCGCCAGGATGACGTTGGACGGGATCTCGCACATCACGTAGATCTCCAGCCCGTCATCCCCGCGCTTCAGGCCATTTTCCGCCATGACCTGCAGCACCTTCTCCGCCTCCGCCACCGATCGACAGAACGGGACCATGACGACGACGTTGGTAAAGCCGATTTCGTTTCGCAACTTGCGGATCGCACGGCATTCGAGCGCAAAACCCTCGCGATAGCGCGGCGAATAATAACGGGATGCTCCACGGAAGCCGAGCATCGGGTTCTCTTCCTTCGGCTCGAATTCGGCTCCTCCCAGAAGCCCCGCATATTCGTTTGTCTTGAAATCGCTCAGCCGAACGATGGCGGGATTGGGGTGAACGACCGCCGCGATGCGGGCGAGACCGCGCGCGAGATTGTCGACGAAATAGTCGGATTTGTCTTCGTAGCCCTGGGTAAGGACCGCAATCTGGTCTTTGGCGGCTCGGTCCTTCAACCGGTCGAAATGGACGAGCGCCATCGGATGAATGCGGATGGCGTTGCTGATGACGAATTCCATGCGGGCAAGGCCGACGCCATCGGCGGGCAGCCGCCACCAGCGGAGGGCGGTTCCGGGGTTTGCGAGGTTCAGCATGACCTGGGTGCGTGTTGCGGGCAGATCATTGACATCAAGCGTTTCGGCCTCGTACTCGGCCAGCCCCTCATAAACGAAGCCTTGGTCGCCCTCGGCACATGAGACCGTAACCTCCGCGCCCGTATGCAATAGCAGCGTCGCCTTGCCGGTTCCCACCACCGCGGGCAGGCCAAGTTCGCGGCTGACGATTGCGGCATGTGAGGTGCGCCCTCCATGGTCGGTGACGATTGCTGCAGCTCGCTTCATAATCGGCACCCAGTCGGGGTCGGTCGTCGCCGTTACCAATATCGATCCGTCGATGAAGCGATCGATATCGTCGGCTGTTTCGATCATGCAGACACGACCGGAGGCGACGGCATCGCCGATCGCCAGACCTTCGACCAATGTTCGTCCCCGGTGCCTGACCTTGTAACTCTTGAGGATGCCTGCCCGCTGTGTGGACTGAACGGTCTCAGGCCGCGCCTGGACGATGAACAGGTTGCCGCTCTCGCCATCGCGCGCCCATTCAATATCCATCGGGCAACCATAATGCGCTTCGATAAGCGACGCCCAGCGTGCGAGCCGCAGGATCGCCTGGTCATCAAGCACGAAACTTATCCGCTCGGATCGCGAGGTGGGAACATTGCGGGTGGGTTCCTCCAGCGATCCGAGGATCATCTTCTTCGCCTTCGTGCCGCATTTGCGGGCGATGATGGGCGATAGGGCGTGGCTGTCGAGAAAAGGCTTGAACACCTGATATTCATCAGGATCGACAGCGCCCTGGACGACATTCTCCCCAAGGCCCCAGGCGGCATTGATAAGCACGATCTTGTTGAAGCCGGTCTCGGTGTCGATGGAGAACATGACACCGGATCCGGCCCGGTCGGACCGGACCATCTGCTGGACGCCGATCGAAAGGGCTACCTTCAGGTGCTCGAAGCCTTTGGTCTGCCGGTAAGAGATTGCCCGGTCAGTGAAAAGCGAGGCGTAGCAGCGGCGGCAGGCATCCAGAAGCGCCCGCTTGCCGCGGATATTGAGAAAACTCTCCTGCTGTCCTGCGAAACTTGCGTCCGCAAGGTCCTCCGCAGTCGCGCTCGAGCGCACCGCGACTGCGATTTCGTCGACGTCCATGCGGCGGGAAAGCGCCGCATAGGCGATCTGGATGGCAGCGGCCAGATCATCGGGCCACTCACCCCGCAAGAAGAGCTTGCGGATGGCTGCCCCGGTTTCGGCGAGGCCCGCCTTGCCCTGCTGCCAGTCCCCGATCAGTGCTGCAATCTTGTCGCGGATGCCGTTGGCATCGACATAATGCCAATAGGCCTCGGCTGTCGTCGCGAAACCCGCCGGGACCGCTATGCCTTTTGGGGTCAGATCCTGGATCATTTCACCCAGCGAGGCATTCTTGCCGCCGACCCGGGCGACGTCGGTGCGCCGAAGATGCTCAAACCAGATCACTTGTTCGTTCTCGCCCGCCATGGCGCCCTCCTGATCTCGACCGATCCGCAGCCGCAGAATGAAAG includes:
- the ppsA gene encoding phosphoenolpyruvate synthase, translated to MAGENEQVIWFEHLRRTDVARVGGKNASLGEMIQDLTPKGIAVPAGFATTAEAYWHYVDANGIRDKIAALIGDWQQGKAGLAETGAAIRKLFLRGEWPDDLAAAIQIAYAALSRRMDVDEIAVAVRSSATAEDLADASFAGQQESFLNIRGKRALLDACRRCYASLFTDRAISYRQTKGFEHLKVALSIGVQQMVRSDRAGSGVMFSIDTETGFNKIVLINAAWGLGENVVQGAVDPDEYQVFKPFLDSHALSPIIARKCGTKAKKMILGSLEEPTRNVPTSRSERISFVLDDQAILRLARWASLIEAHYGCPMDIEWARDGESGNLFIVQARPETVQSTQRAGILKSYKVRHRGRTLVEGLAIGDAVASGRVCMIETADDIDRFIDGSILVTATTDPDWVPIMKRAAAIVTDHGGRTSHAAIVSRELGLPAVVGTGKATLLLHTGAEVTVSCAEGDQGFVYEGLAEYEAETLDVNDLPATRTQVMLNLANPGTALRWWRLPADGVGLARMEFVISNAIRIHPMALVHFDRLKDRAAKDQIAVLTQGYEDKSDYFVDNLARGLARIAAVVHPNPAIVRLSDFKTNEYAGLLGGAEFEPKEENPMLGFRGASRYYSPRYREGFALECRAIRKLRNEIGFTNVVVMVPFCRSVAEAEKVLQVMAENGLKRGDDGLEIYVMCEIPSNVILAGDFARHFDGFSIGSNDLTQLTLGVDRDAGDLADLFDEQDPAVKWMISHVITEAGKAGAKIGICGQAPSDYPDFAAFLVECGINSISVTPDSFVAVKRRVAEAERR